From the genome of Triticum aestivum cultivar Chinese Spring chromosome 3B, IWGSC CS RefSeq v2.1, whole genome shotgun sequence, one region includes:
- the LOC123066518 gene encoding nascent polypeptide-associated complex subunit alpha-like protein 1 — protein sequence MTAAELLRSQLEEHNIEEDEPILEDDDDDHQDDNEDEDEMDDDDVEGGDASGRSRSEKKCRKAMERLGMKAITGVSRVTIKQSKTATFVLSKPDVFKSSHSETYVMFGVVKMEDMDAKLLTEAAGQFKAPGPGSVISKGEPSVAAAQDDEEVDETGVDNKDVEVVMVQASVSRSRAVKALKAADGDIVSAIVELTN from the exons atGACTGCCGCCGAGCTGCTCCGCTCCCAGCTCGAGGAGCACAACATCGAG GAAGATGAGCCTATccttgaggatgatgatgacgaccaTCAAGACGATAACGAGGATGAGGATGAAATGGATGACGATGATGTTGAGG GAGGTGATGCTAGTGGAAGATCTAGGAGTGAGAAGAAGTGCAGGAAAGCCATGGAGAGGCTTGGCATGAAGGCCATTACTGGTGTGAGCCGTGTAACTATCAAGCAGAGCAAGACC GCTACGTTTGTCCTCTCCAAGCCAGACGTCTTCAAGAGCTCGCACTCAGAAACCTATGTCATGTTCGGGGTGGTCAAGATGGAGGACATGGACGCTAAGCTGCTGACAGAAGCGGCGGGGCAGTTCAAGGCGCCGGGACCGGGCAGCGTCATCTCAAAGGGTGAGCCGTCCGTGGCAGCAGCCCAGGACGACGAGGAGGTCGACGAGACGGGCGTTGACAACAAGGATGTTGAGGTCGTGATGGTGCAGGCCTCTGTGTCGAGGTCCAGGGCTGTGAAGGCGCTCAAGGCTGCAGATGGTGACATTGTCAGCGCCATCGTGGAGTTGACTAACTAG